A window from Lycium ferocissimum isolate CSIRO_LF1 unplaced genomic scaffold, AGI_CSIRO_Lferr_CH_V1 ctg10586, whole genome shotgun sequence encodes these proteins:
- the LOC132041537 gene encoding LOB domain-containing protein 4-like: MSSTSKKTKHMPCSACKLLRRRCTQDCIFLPHFPAAEPQKFIAVHRIFGASNISKMLQQEIPKENREDAVISMVYEATARLGDPVYGSVGIISALQKHIFHLQSELNVALAEAMSLKTQLSDPLSLPSLLEGSPFTPENHEFHNFQKMSDQNAYANINNASDALFLPPEAADYCFQETEVLPLPYLDM; this comes from the exons atgaGTTCTACAAgcaagaagaccaaacatatGCCATGCTCAGCATGCAAGCTTCTTCGGAGACGCTGCACTCAAGATTGCATTTTCTTGCCTCACTTTCCAGCTGCTGAGCCTCAAAAATTTATTGCTGTTCATCGAATTTTTGGTGCTAGCAACATCAGCAAAATGTTACAA CAGGAGATACCAAAGGAAAACAGAGAAGATGCGGTGATCAGCATGGTTTATGAAGCTACAGCAAGACTCGGAGATCCAGTTTATGGCAGTGTGGGCATTATTTCTGCCCTCCAGAAACATATATTTCACTTGCAATCCGAGTTAAATGTAGCTTTAGCTGAAGCAATGTCTCTCAAAACCCAGCTATCCGATCCCTTATCCCTACCCTCGCTTCTGGAAGGCTCTCCATTCACTCCAGAGAACCACGAGTTTCACAATTTCCAGAAGATGAGCGACCAAAATGCATATGCTAATATTAATAATGCATCAGATGCCTTGTTTCTACCACCAGAAGCAGCAGACTATTGTTTTCAAGAAACTGAAGTTCTTCCACTGCCTTATTTAGACATGTAG